One segment of Tamlana crocina DNA contains the following:
- a CDS encoding sigma-70 family RNA polymerase sigma factor: MKTKDIWKTYSNDIKYFILSRVKDPVVTDDLLQDTFIKVHTNLGTLKDIAKLKVWLFSIARYAVMDYFRSNNIEAPVWEADTEFESQDLAHSKADCLHGILKNLPKKYREPLFLSDIKGLKQTEVADWLQRPLPTVKSQIQRGRKLIAQGFMDCCDFKLNDDGFLVGELKAKEDCKVCH, encoded by the coding sequence ATGAAAACAAAAGACATTTGGAAAACTTATTCCAACGATATAAAATACTTTATTTTAAGTAGGGTTAAAGACCCCGTAGTAACTGATGATTTGCTGCAAGATACTTTCATTAAAGTGCACACAAACCTTGGAACGTTAAAAGATATAGCAAAATTAAAAGTGTGGCTGTTTTCAATCGCCCGTTATGCGGTTATGGATTATTTTAGGAGCAATAACATTGAGGCCCCAGTATGGGAAGCCGATACAGAGTTTGAGTCGCAAGATTTGGCCCATTCCAAAGCAGATTGTTTGCACGGTATTCTCAAAAACTTGCCAAAAAAATACAGAGAGCCACTTTTTTTATCGGACATAAAAGGACTTAAACAAACTGAAGTAGCTGATTGGTTGCAACGCCCGTTGCCCACCGTAAAATCTCAAATTCAACGAGGAAGAAAACTCATTGCCCAAGGTTTTATGGATTGTTGCGATTTTAAGTTAAATGATGATGGTTTTCTAGTGGGCGAACTCAAAGCCAAGGAAGATTGTAAGGTTTGTCATTAA
- a CDS encoding HAMP domain-containing sensor histidine kinase yields MQILNDILRAYQKWYINYCGLFNDEREDSLPFFRDKLFLSILSLSIVLGAIAYIPSAIFALLNGDYYIFIVDTLGILLLYFIAFNKSVALHVKKNIFAGIFYVIAFTLLVFIGLQGNGAIVVFTPNILITLYSGRKAGLYSVGLTALIYCVFLVCSYFQVVDLPIFSHNDFNLMFIVFVNNIIFTLFIVFSISYLIDMLYSSLLKQNKLREELNEEHENLLIAKEKADESDKLKTAFLANMSHEIKTPMYGILGSVDILKSYNTDDAEYQEYLKVIETTSLRLADVISDVVNVSKIETGLMTINIKTFNIQDAINEVLKPFVFISERKNIKIIKSIGMGYNESLAFTDKEKFETVLRHILQNAFKFTNKGFVEIGCSKPDKTFFEFYVKDSGIGISMDDIQSVFEPFYQVDAEHKKALHGSGLGLSLAKSYVEMLGGEINIESKENGGTTVWFTIYSNFESIK; encoded by the coding sequence ATGCAAATATTAAACGACATTTTACGAGCCTACCAAAAATGGTATATCAATTACTGTGGCCTATTTAATGATGAAAGAGAAGACAGCTTACCCTTTTTTAGAGACAAACTGTTTTTATCCATTTTATCCTTATCTATTGTATTAGGAGCTATAGCGTATATACCCAGTGCTATTTTTGCCCTGCTTAATGGCGATTATTACATATTTATTGTAGATACCCTTGGCATATTGCTCCTTTACTTTATAGCCTTCAACAAGTCCGTGGCGCTTCATGTTAAAAAGAATATTTTTGCTGGGATTTTCTATGTTATTGCATTCACTTTATTGGTTTTTATAGGGCTTCAGGGTAATGGTGCTATTGTAGTTTTTACGCCCAATATTTTAATTACGCTTTACAGCGGAAGGAAAGCCGGACTATATTCCGTAGGCTTAACGGCATTAATTTACTGTGTCTTTCTGGTTTGTTCCTATTTTCAAGTGGTAGATTTGCCTATTTTTAGTCATAACGATTTTAATTTGATGTTTATCGTTTTTGTAAACAACATCATCTTTACTCTGTTTATTGTCTTTTCAATTTCCTATTTAATAGATATGTTGTATTCATCGTTGCTGAAGCAAAACAAGCTTAGGGAAGAGCTCAACGAGGAACACGAAAATCTGTTGATAGCCAAGGAAAAAGCCGATGAATCCGACAAGCTAAAAACCGCATTTCTGGCCAATATGAGCCATGAAATAAAAACGCCCATGTACGGTATTTTGGGTAGTGTTGATATTTTGAAATCGTATAACACTGACGACGCCGAATATCAAGAATACCTAAAGGTAATAGAAACAACAAGTTTGCGGTTGGCCGATGTGATCTCCGATGTGGTAAACGTATCGAAAATTGAGACCGGTTTGATGACGATAAACATTAAAACGTTCAATATCCAAGATGCTATAAATGAGGTTTTAAAGCCCTTCGTATTTATTTCTGAACGGAAAAACATCAAAATAATTAAAAGCATAGGTATGGGCTATAACGAAAGTTTGGCGTTTACCGACAAAGAAAAGTTTGAAACGGTGCTTCGGCATATTTTGCAAAATGCATTTAAGTTTACCAATAAAGGCTTTGTTGAAATTGGCTGCTCAAAACCCGATAAAACGTTTTTCGAGTTTTATGTAAAAGATTCCGGTATTGGCATTTCAATGGACGATATACAATCGGTGTTCGAACCGTTTTACCAAGTTGATGCAGAGCATAAAAAAGCCTTGCATGGATCGGGATTGGGGTTGAGTTTGGCTAAATCGTATGTAGAAATGCTGGGAGGCGAAATTAATATTGAAAGCAAAGAAAACGGCGGAACCACTGTATGGTTTACTATTTACTCTAATTTTGAGAGCATTAAATAA
- a CDS encoding Lrp/AsnC family transcriptional regulator, with amino-acid sequence MSVDSINSKILRCLQQNARMSNAEIGRQVGISSPAVSERIKRMEDLGIIEGYKAIVSPFEIGYQLKAIITLRAFMGKLKPFLEKVKTYEEVINCYRITGDENIVMEVVLKNNKHLESFIDQLITYGESKTQIVLSRVVKQKEVIPIK; translated from the coding sequence ATGAGTGTCGATTCGATTAACAGCAAGATTTTAAGGTGTTTGCAGCAAAATGCGAGGATGAGCAATGCCGAAATTGGGCGTCAAGTGGGCATTAGTTCTCCGGCCGTTTCAGAGCGGATAAAACGCATGGAAGACCTCGGTATCATTGAAGGCTATAAAGCGATTGTTTCGCCGTTTGAAATTGGCTATCAGCTAAAAGCGATCATCACTTTACGGGCTTTTATGGGGAAATTAAAACCGTTTTTGGAAAAAGTAAAAACTTACGAAGAGGTGATAAATTGTTACCGCATTACGGGCGATGAAAATATAGTGATGGAAGTGGTGTTAAAGAACAACAAACATTTAGAATCTTTTATTGACCAACTGATTACTTACGGCGAATCGAAAACCCAAATTGTGCTATCGCGTGTGGTGAAGCAAAAGGAAGTGATTCCAATAAAATAG
- a CDS encoding VOC family protein, protein MNLNQVTIPSKNLEKSVAFYTTLGLRLIVDSMPRYARFECPDGDATLSIHQIGELPKGNDITIYFEEEHLDEWVGKLQEKGFKFDILPTDQPWLWREAHLQDPDGNHIILYYAGKNRKNPPWRID, encoded by the coding sequence ATGAACTTAAACCAAGTAACCATACCATCAAAGAACCTCGAAAAATCGGTAGCCTTTTACACGACTTTGGGGTTGCGGCTTATTGTGGATTCCATGCCGCGGTATGCCCGTTTTGAATGCCCTGATGGCGATGCCACATTGTCCATCCACCAGATTGGCGAACTGCCTAAAGGTAACGACATCACTATCTATTTTGAAGAGGAGCATTTGGACGAATGGGTTGGAAAACTCCAGGAAAAAGGATTCAAATTCGATATTTTGCCAACCGACCAGCCTTGGCTGTGGCGTGAAGCGCATCTACAAGATCCCGATGGCAACCACATTATTTTGTACTACGCTGGTAAGAACAGAAAAAATCCGCCATGGCGTATTGATTAG
- a CDS encoding YpdA family putative bacillithiol disulfide reductase, whose protein sequence is MSDIIKKDIIIIGGGPIGIACALECKKRKWDYLIIEKGALTNSLFNYPKNMTFFSTSEKLEIDAIPFISNNPKPNRDEALEYYRRVTTSNQLHINLYENVVSVEKASEAFKITTSKNHYSAKHVIICTGFYDIPKLLNVPGESLPKVTHYYKEAHNYSMQDVIVVGASNSAVDAALEIWRKGGRVTMVVRGETIGERVKYWVRPDIINRIEEGSIKAYFNSEIAEIKPEKVIIKTQNGTVAIPNDFVVALTGYLPNFDLLADSGIWVSDDGKRIPTYNSDTMETNVENLYLAGVICGGKETHKWFIENSRIHAKQIAEHIETKMGR, encoded by the coding sequence ATGAGTGACATTATAAAAAAAGATATTATCATTATCGGCGGAGGCCCCATAGGCATTGCCTGTGCGTTGGAATGCAAAAAGCGGAAATGGGATTATTTGATTATTGAAAAGGGAGCGCTAACCAACTCCCTTTTCAATTACCCAAAAAACATGACGTTCTTTTCCACTTCTGAAAAATTGGAAATTGACGCGATTCCTTTTATAAGCAACAACCCCAAACCCAACCGCGATGAGGCTTTGGAATATTACCGCAGGGTAACCACGTCCAATCAATTGCATATCAATCTTTATGAAAACGTAGTTTCGGTTGAAAAAGCTTCCGAAGCATTTAAGATTACAACGAGCAAAAACCATTATTCAGCCAAACATGTCATCATTTGTACTGGGTTTTACGACATCCCCAAACTGCTGAATGTTCCCGGTGAAAGTTTGCCCAAAGTCACCCACTATTACAAAGAAGCGCACAATTACAGCATGCAGGACGTTATTGTGGTGGGTGCGAGTAATTCGGCCGTTGATGCCGCATTGGAAATTTGGCGCAAAGGTGGGCGCGTTACCATGGTGGTACGCGGCGAAACCATTGGCGAACGGGTAAAATATTGGGTGCGCCCCGATATCATCAACCGCATTGAAGAAGGTAGTATTAAAGCCTATTTTAATTCTGAAATTGCTGAAATAAAACCTGAAAAGGTGATTATAAAAACCCAAAACGGTACAGTGGCCATACCAAACGATTTTGTAGTGGCGCTTACGGGCTACCTCCCTAATTTCGATTTGTTGGCAGATAGCGGTATATGGGTATCGGATGACGGAAAGCGTATCCCCACTTACAACAGCGACACCATGGAAACTAACGTTGAAAATCTATATTTGGCAGGCGTAATTTGTGGCGGAAAGGAAACCCATAAATGGTTTATTGAAAACTCCAGAATCCATGCCAAACAAATTGCGGAACATATCGAAACGAAAATGGGCCGATGA
- a CDS encoding MFS transporter encodes MKRLLNNYLNTFKGLSQEVWWLALITLINRAGTMVIPFLSLYLTESLNFSLSDVGWIMSAFGLGSVIGSWLGGRMTDKVGYYKVMAFSLLATGFLFIALQFLHTFESLCFGIFLVMLVADMFRPAMFVALSAYSKPENKTRSVTLIRLAINLGFSAGPAIGGLIITTLSYGGLFWVDGITCIIATLVLVMVLNPKKSKVLDEVVVNNPKSAYADKAFLMFLVAMVLFGIVFLQYFSTMPLYYKESHLLTELEIGILLGTNGFLIFLLEMPLIKWLENTRFTKTGLMLFGAILTGSSFLILNFTPWSGVLVLGMLLMTVGEMITFPFSNAFALDRAKKGNQGEYMALYSIAFSIAHIFGHNAGMRLVDKLGYDNTWYIITLLAAFCVFLLFGLSRYLNMKKTQRQKAVEPLIENTLIEHE; translated from the coding sequence ATGAAAAGGCTACTCAACAATTACTTAAACACATTTAAAGGCTTATCGCAAGAGGTATGGTGGTTGGCACTCATCACGCTAATAAACCGGGCGGGCACGATGGTTATTCCATTTTTATCGCTTTACCTCACCGAGAGTTTAAACTTTTCGCTTAGCGATGTGGGGTGGATTATGAGTGCCTTTGGATTGGGTTCGGTAATCGGGTCGTGGTTGGGCGGCCGCATGACCGACAAAGTAGGATACTACAAAGTAATGGCTTTTAGCTTGTTGGCCACAGGATTTCTGTTTATTGCCCTTCAGTTTTTGCATACTTTCGAAAGCCTTTGTTTCGGTATTTTTTTGGTGATGCTGGTTGCCGATATGTTCCGTCCGGCCATGTTCGTGGCTTTGAGCGCTTATAGCAAACCCGAAAACAAAACGCGTTCGGTTACCCTAATACGATTGGCCATAAATTTGGGATTTTCGGCAGGCCCGGCCATTGGCGGACTTATAATTACCACATTGAGCTATGGCGGATTGTTTTGGGTTGACGGGATAACCTGTATTATCGCCACACTGGTTTTAGTGATGGTTTTAAACCCCAAAAAATCCAAAGTGTTGGACGAAGTTGTGGTCAACAACCCCAAATCGGCGTACGCCGACAAAGCATTTTTGATGTTCTTGGTGGCCATGGTACTGTTCGGCATTGTGTTTTTACAGTATTTTTCAACCATGCCATTGTATTACAAAGAATCGCATCTGCTAACCGAATTGGAAATCGGAATTTTATTGGGCACTAACGGATTTTTAATTTTTCTATTGGAAATGCCTTTGATAAAGTGGCTGGAAAACACCCGATTCACCAAAACGGGATTGATGCTTTTTGGTGCCATTTTAACAGGCAGTAGCTTTTTAATTCTGAATTTCACCCCATGGAGTGGCGTTTTGGTTTTGGGCATGCTGCTGATGACCGTTGGCGAAATGATAACCTTTCCCTTTTCCAACGCGTTTGCACTAGATCGCGCCAAAAAAGGCAATCAAGGCGAGTATATGGCACTGTATTCCATTGCCTTTTCCATCGCCCATATTTTTGGGCACAACGCCGGTATGCGACTGGTTGACAAGCTGGGCTACGACAACACTTGGTACATCATTACCCTACTGGCTGCGTTTTGTGTATTTTTGCTTTTTGGCTTGAGCCGTTATTTGAATATGAAAAAAACACAGCGACAAAAAGCCGTAGAACCTTTGATTGAAAATACTTTAATTGAACATGAGTGA